The Coffea eugenioides isolate CCC68of chromosome 8, Ceug_1.0, whole genome shotgun sequence genome has a segment encoding these proteins:
- the LOC113781333 gene encoding F-box/LRR-repeat protein At3g48880-like: protein MDSKRLSKSKATGWSDMPHDILLRIFAFVSIMDRMLNVSSVCSSWRRACSDAVFSSTLDISEYRKSQDYQQQGWRSQLELIFRRGIHLGGPKLTKLVFDIDFEVEDTHLTYAAERCPNLQELLLHIPVRTTEQGLATAFRCWTMLERLYISFFGRPHVNIFSIVGERCPLLTELKICGCFFNNRIAVLIGRHMPGLKKLSFRCAFVTRDGVQSLLNMMQDLDELYICVRKIEVPFYRHTGPGPAIMCEPRFLQNTSRLSVYHICYTGECGTCPASTMATPLPINF from the exons ATGGACAGCAAGCGACTTTCCAAGAGCAAGGCAACCGGCTGGTCCGACATGCCACACGACATTCTGTTGCGCATTTTTGCCTTTGTAAGTATAATGGACAGAATGCTGAACGTCTCCAGCGTCTGCAGCTCCTGGAGGAGGGCATGCTCGGATGCTGTTTTCTCCAGTACTTTGGACATCTCTGAATACAGAAAATCCCAAGACTACCAGCAGCAAGGTTGGAGATCTCAACTTGAGCTCATCTTTCGGCGGGGCATTCATTTAGGTGGCCCTAAATTGACCAAATTGGTTTTTGATATCGATTTTGAGGTCGAGGATACACACCTGACTTATGCAGCCGAGAG GTGCCCAAATTTGCAAGAGCTGTTGCTGCATATTCCAGTCAGGACGACAGAGCAAGGCTTAGCAACCGCCTTCAGATGTTGGACAATGCTTGAACGTCTGTACATTTCATTTTTCGGTCGTCCTCACGTCAATATCTTCAGCATTGTTGGTGAAAGATGTCCACTCTTGACAGAGCTCAAAATTTGCGGATGCTTTTTCAATAATCGAATTGCTGTGCTCATAGGGAGGCATATGCCGGGGTTGAAGAAACTAAGTTTTCGATGTGCTTTTGTCACTAGAGATGGAGTGCAATCACTACTAAACATGATGCAAGATCTCGATGAACTCTACATTTGCGTTCGTAAGATTGAAGTGCCCTTTTATCGCCACACTGGTCCTGGTCCGGCAATAATGTGCGAACCAAGATTCCTGCAGAACACTTCCAGACTTTCAGTTTATCATATTTGCTATACGGGAGAATGCGGCACATGTCCCGCCTCAACCATGGCAACTCCACTGCCAATTAACTTTTGA